One genomic window of Chiloscyllium punctatum isolate Juve2018m chromosome 23, sChiPun1.3, whole genome shotgun sequence includes the following:
- the LOC140493987 gene encoding cystathionine beta-synthase-like, giving the protein MMTSEQSNKMKENQIQEPQQPRMPDLPSRCTWSLEMAPSKSPHTQDQLKDSSKILPNVLYKIGNTPLIRINNIAKEYGIKCELLAKCEFFSAGGSIKDRIALRMIEDAEKQGVLKSGDVIIEPTSGNTGIGLGLVAAVKGYRCIIVMPEKMSLEKVNVLKALGVEVVRTPNTANLNSPDSHIGMAWKLKSEIPNSHVFDQYQNASNPLAHYDITAEEILDQCEGQVDVVVMGAGTGGTITGIARKFKEKCPNCEIIAVDPEGSTMAEPEELNFPDQISYEVEGIGHRFIPTVLDRKVIDKWLKTNDEESFAMARMLIKKEGLLCGGSSGSAMCAALRVAKDLKEGQRCVVILPDSVRNYMSKFLSDDWMEEKGFLHADSDQKSWWNVPINQMKLPSTLTVLPTISCQDIIQILKENSMNTAVVIDSNGTVLGLVTLGNIKSLVHEGKLQLTDLVSKVIYQQFKKVKLSDTIGKILQILTLNHFALIVHEQIHSNGSGECGKREMVHGVVTFNDLITFIADKKKTMGTAEKY; this is encoded by the exons ATGATGACCTCTGAACAGAGCAACAAAATGAAAGAGAATCAAATACAGGAACCTCAGCAGCCAAGAATGCCAGACCTTCCATCACGCTGCACCTGGAGTCTGGAGATGGCGCCATCCAAATCTCCACACACTCAAGATCAGCT AAAGGATTCAAGCAAGATCTTGCCTAATGTCCTCTATAAAATTGGTAACACTCCCCTCATCCGAATTAATAATATTGCAAAAGAATATGGAATCAAATGTGAGCTAT TGGCAAAATGTGAGTTCTTCAGTGCTGGGGGAAGTATTAAGGACCGCATTGCTTTACGAATGATTGAAGATGCTGAGAAACAAGGGGTTCTGAAATCAGGTGATGTTATCATTGAACCAACCTCTGGTAACACGG GTATTGGTTTAGGATTGGTGGCTGCTGTGAAAGGATATCGCTGCATTATTGTCATGCCAGAGAAGATGAGCTTAGAGAAG GTCAACGTGTTAAAAGCCTTGGGGGTTGAAGTGGTGAGGACACCAAACACTGCAAATCTCAATAGCCCTGACTCTCATATTGGAATGGCTTGGAAACTGAAGAGCGAGATTCCAAACTCTCATGTGTTTGATCAG TATCAAAATGCTAGCAATCCATTAGCACATTATGACATCACTGCAGAAGAAATTCTGGATCAATGTGAAG GACAAGTTGATGTTGTGGTGATGGGTGCTGGAACTGGTGGTACCATCACTGGCATAGCAAGAAAATTCAAGGAAAAATGTCCCAACTGTGAG ATCATTGCTGTTGACCCTGAAGGTTCAACTATGGCTGAACCAGAAGAACTCAACTTTCCAGACCAGATTTCATATGAAGTGGAAGGAATTGGCCATAGATTTATACCGACCGTACTGGACAGAAAA GTGATTGACAAATGGCTGAAGACTAATGATGAAGAAAGTTTTGCAATGGCTCGGATGTTGATCAAAAAGGAAGGATTGCTGTGTG GTGGAAGCTCTGGTAGTGCCATGTGTGCAGCTTTAAGAGTAGCAAAAGATCTGAAAGAAGGACAGCGCTGTGTCGTGATTCTCCCAGATTCTGTTCGAAATTACAT GTCAAAATTTCTTAGTGATGATTGGATGGAAGAGAAAGGGTTCCTGCATGCAGACAGTGACCAAAAAAG CTGGTGGAATGTACCAATCAATCAGATGAAGCTTCCCTCAACTCTGACTGTCCTTCCCACAATCAGTTGCCAGGATATTATCCAGATTCTCAAAGAGAATAGCATGAACACTGCAGTGGTCATTGACTCCAATGG GACAGTTCTGGGTTTAGTCACCCTTGGAAATATTAAGTCTTTAGTTCATGAAGGAAAACTGCAGCTCACTGATCTGGTGTCTAAAGTCATTTatcagcagttcaaaaag GTGAAATTAAGTGACACTATTGGAAAAATCTTGCAGATTTTGACACTGAATCATTTTGCCTTAATTGTTCATGAACAAATTCACA gTAATGGCAGTGGCGAATGTGGAAAAAGAGAAATGGTGCATGGCGTGGTAACGTTTAATGATCTGATAACCTTTATAGCAGACAAGAAGAAAACGATGGGTACAGCAGAAAAATATTAA